Proteins encoded in a region of the Rhizobium sp. CC-YZS058 genome:
- a CDS encoding TRAP transporter substrate-binding protein, protein MDRRSFMTRAGLGAVAASTLAAPALAQTMPKINWRMTSSFPKSLDTIYGGGETIAKYVSEATDGNFQIQVFAAGEIVPGLQAADAASTGTVEACHTVSYYYWGKDPVWALAAAVPFALNARGHNAWQYHGGGIDLFNEFLATQGLIGFPGGNTGVQMGGWFRKEIKTVADLQGLKMRVGGFAGKVMQTLGVVPQQIAGGDIYPALEKGTIDAAEWVGPYDDEKLGFFKVAPYYYYPGWWEGGPTVHAMFNKAAFDALPKSYQALLRTACHAADANMLQKYDYLNPAAIKRLVVAGAKLSPFTGEVLSACFDASNTVYAEMEATNPTFKKIWGSIKAFRSEFYLNAQIAEYNYDTFMMIQQRNGKL, encoded by the coding sequence ATGGATCGCAGATCATTCATGACGCGCGCCGGTCTCGGTGCCGTGGCCGCATCGACGCTCGCCGCGCCGGCGCTCGCCCAGACCATGCCGAAGATCAACTGGCGCATGACCTCCTCCTTCCCGAAATCGCTCGACACGATCTATGGCGGCGGAGAGACCATTGCCAAATACGTGTCCGAGGCCACCGACGGCAATTTCCAGATCCAGGTCTTTGCGGCCGGCGAAATCGTGCCGGGCCTTCAGGCTGCGGATGCAGCCAGCACGGGCACGGTCGAGGCCTGCCATACCGTGTCCTATTACTACTGGGGTAAGGACCCGGTCTGGGCGCTCGCCGCTGCCGTGCCCTTTGCGCTGAACGCCCGCGGCCATAATGCCTGGCAATATCACGGCGGCGGTATCGATCTCTTCAACGAGTTCCTGGCGACCCAGGGCCTGATCGGCTTTCCGGGCGGCAACACCGGCGTGCAGATGGGCGGCTGGTTCCGCAAGGAGATCAAGACGGTTGCCGACCTGCAAGGCCTGAAGATGCGCGTCGGCGGCTTTGCCGGCAAGGTCATGCAGACGCTCGGCGTCGTGCCGCAGCAGATCGCCGGTGGCGACATTTATCCCGCCCTCGAAAAGGGCACGATCGACGCGGCCGAATGGGTCGGTCCCTATGACGACGAGAAGCTCGGCTTCTTCAAGGTCGCCCCCTATTACTACTATCCTGGCTGGTGGGAAGGCGGGCCGACGGTGCACGCCATGTTCAACAAGGCGGCCTTCGATGCCCTGCCGAAGTCCTACCAGGCGCTGCTGCGCACGGCCTGCCATGCGGCAGATGCCAACATGCTGCAGAAATACGACTATCTGAACCCGGCAGCGATCAAGCGCCTGGTTGTGGCCGGCGCCAAGCTCAGCCCCTTCACCGGCGAAGTCCTGTCCGCCTGCTTCGACGCGTCGAACACGGTCTATGCCGAAATGGAGGCCACCAACCCGACCTTCAAGAAAATCTGGGGCTCCATCAAGGCCTTCCGCTCGGAGTTCTATCTGAACGCCCAGATCGCCGAATACAATTACGACACCTTCATGATGATCCAGCAGCGCAACGGCAAGCTCTGA